Proteins from a genomic interval of Papaver somniferum cultivar HN1 chromosome 4, ASM357369v1, whole genome shotgun sequence:
- the LOC113272073 gene encoding uncharacterized protein LOC113272073 produces the protein MHTSTDVHQEGATRGSYHIDAAVEADAHIDQGHEPVQDEGLENHVEEADPPLYPNCKTHTKLSITVELYRHKTVNGLSRKSFDELLKTIGSLLPPDHCLPCSKYEVKKLLKSYQLTYQKIHACINDCCLFRKDLKDVDECPKCHYSRWKADTSNMDDAEMIDKPQKKIPVKVLRYFPIVPRLRRLFQSAALAEQLIWHATNKSKDGKMRHPTDSLAWKHIDTKYPEFASDPHNLRLGLAADGFNPFGDLSAAHSCWPVMLVVYNFPPQLCMQGDNIILSMLIPGKKQPGNDIDVYLQPLIDDLFELWEKGVQVYDSFTKTDFNLKALLMWTINDFPAYGNLSGCTYKGKAACPLCGENTLSNWLEFSRKTVYLNHRRFLRHNHPLRQKKDWFNGEIERKEKPPVMSGAAALECQNSITNDFGKAEKNEEDKEKERAKEEE, from the coding sequence ATGCACACTTCTACTGATGTACACCAAGAGGGAGCAACAAGGGGATCATATCATATAGATGCTGCTGTTGAAGCTGATGCACATATCGATCAGGGACATGAACCTGTGCAAGATGAGGGTTTGGAAAACCATGTGGAAGAGGCGGACCCACCGTTATATCCTAATTGTAAAACACACACAAAGTTATCCATCACTGTTGAATTGTATAGGCACAAGACAGTAAATGGTTTATCTAGGAAATCTTTTGACGAACTTCTCAAGACAATCGGTTCCTTGTTGCCGCCAGATCATTGTCTTCCTTGCTCAAAATATGAAGTGAAAAAGCTCCTGAAATCTTATCAATTGACTTACCAGAAAATACATGCTTGTATTAATGATTGTTGTTTGTTTAGAAAAGATTTGAAAGATGTAGACGAGTGTCCTAAATGTCATTATTCTAGGTGGAAGGCAGACACATCTAACATGGACGATGCTGAAATGATAGACAAGCCGCAAAAGAAGATACCGGTGAAGGTGCTTAGGTACTTCCCCATTGTGCCGAGATTGAGAAGATTGTTTCAATCAGCAGCACTGGCTGAGCAGTTGATATGGCACGCGACGAACAAGAGTAAGGATGGGAAGATGCGTCATCCAACAGATTCTTTGGCTTGGAAGCACATAGACACAAAGTATCCCGAGTTTGCTTCAGATCCCCATAATTTGCGTCTTGGACTTGCTGCTGATGGATTTAATCCATTTGGTGATCTTTCCGCAGCCCACAGTTGTTGGCCAGTGATGCTCGTGGTTTATAATTTTCCCCCTCAATTGTGTATGCAAGGTgacaacataattctgagcatgcTGATTCCAGGAAAAAAACAACCGGGTAATGACATTGATGTATACTTGCAGCCCTTGATTGATGATCTTTTTGAGTTGTGGGAGAAAGGGGTGCAGGTATATGATTCGTTTACTAAAACAGATTTTAACTTGAAGGCGTTATTAATGTGGACAATAAACGATTTCCCTGCATATGGTAATTTATCTGGATGTACGTATAAAGGGAAGGCAGCTTGTCCTCTTTGCGGTGAAAATACACTTTCAAACTGGTTGGAATTTAGTCGTAAAACTGTCTACTTGAATCATAGGAGATTTCTTCGTCATAATCATCCTCTTCGGCAGAAAAAAGACTGGTTTAATGGAGAGATTGAGAGGAAGGAAAAGCCACCTGTTATGTCTGGTGCTGCGGCACTTGAATGTCAGAATAGTATTACAAATGATTTTGGGAAAGCGGAGAAGAACGAGGAagataaggaaaaagaaagagcaaaagaagaagaataa
- the LOC113272072 gene encoding late embryogenesis abundant protein 6-like gives MQTAKEKLSNVASAAKEHAKIYKAKVDEKAEKAAATTPEEKEIAHQRRKAKEAEAKMEFHAAKAEHKAETLDAKYNHHHNPITGHHDTYGHHNPITGHTDTYGHHNPITGHTDTYGHREVPLVGVHGEHHGHGHHHLTTAGTTSPTTTLADTTYPTLGQHHQTNKYL, from the exons ATGCAAACTGCTAAGGAGAAGCTGAGTAATGTAGCTAGTGCTGCCAAAGAGCACGCTAAAATctacaaagccaaagttgatgaGAAG GCAGAGAAGGCGGCAGCAACAACACCAGAAGAGAAAGAGATAGCACACCAGAGAAGGAAGGCTAAAGAAGCTGAAGCAAAGATGGAATTTCATGCAGCCAAAGCTGAACACAAGGCTGAAACACTTGATGCAAAATATAACCACCATCACAATCCGATCACCGGCCACCATGATACGTATGGGCATCATAATCCGATCACCGGCCACACTGATACATATGGGCATCATAATCCGATCACGGGCCATACTGATACGTATGGGCATCGTGAAGTACCACTTGTTGGGGTACATGGTGAGCACCATGGACATGGGCACCATCACTTGACTACAGCGGGTACTACTTCGCCCACTACCACACTAGCAGACACGACTTATCCGACTTTGGGTCAACACCATCAAACAAACAAGTACCTGTAA